Within Carassius gibelio isolate Cgi1373 ecotype wild population from Czech Republic chromosome A21, carGib1.2-hapl.c, whole genome shotgun sequence, the genomic segment TCTGCAGATGCTGCATCCAAAGGGACGTGTGCCACTGTGAGAACGTCTGACGTGAACCTCTAGCCCATGAGGGGTGGAAAACACCTGGACAAGAGGACAGAAAATAACAAtggaattcatatatatatatatatatatatatatatatatatatatatatatatatatattaattacaaaacctaattttctcatattttatttataaattattgtatttataaaacatttaaaaaacattttttaattgtaagaATCACAcacatgaatgaaaaaaatttaataatttgaagCTGAGACTGTATTTATAGTACTATTTacataaaagtatataatatatatttttctcataatttacatttaaaaataaaattgtatcattttgtattttatttcaaaaatattttcatttataaataaaattataaacaaatggataatttatttgtaaacaaaataatatatatttaatatatatattttttaaataaaagaatctgaaaataaaaaatttaaataagaaatgaatacatgatttaaaaattatgttttaaatagatAATTAAATCTATGTTTAACCTTATTACAGGTAATGCAGTGGTAGGTGTTCGACGTGGGTGAGTAGTGTGTGCTACAGTCCAGTGGTTGTGGAGACTCAGATCTCTGCTTCAGATGCGCTCCGTACAGGCTGCTGGCGTGCTgcaggagagatggagagaagcCCATCTTCCTGAAGTCATATGTTGCAGGAACATGATCCCAGGTATAAGAGCTCTTGTAGTAGGGAGGGAACTCTGCCAGATGAGGCTCTGTTGGAGGCAGAGCGGAaacattatgattattattgttattgtgtcTAAATCTGCCCTGGAGATTTTACATGAtacttgacaaaaaaaataaaagatgccAGTGCTCAGACACTCACCCGGTAAGTAAAACGGGCGTCTGGTTGTGACAGGCAGCTCAGGTAGAGATGGTACTGGGCAGTCGGGATCTCGCTCACACTTGATCAAGTCATATGGGTCTCTGTGGGGTGGCCGAATGACCGAATCTATCAGAGGCTGCTCTGGGGAATTACTTTCCTTTGGTTCCAAAGGGACCAGTGCTGGGACTGAAAAAATGACATCACAAGATTGAAAAATGCATGTGGTACAATGTTGCAGCACATtggcaattaaaataaaattcattttaataaaataacatacaattttagaaattaaAGTTCCAAAAAATTCCATTCAGAAAATTCCAACAATTCcaaaaaacaagcatctttggTTCCTCAAAGAAAATGTCTTACCTTTTTttaagtgtgaagaacattttaaaaaccttAAGAACATTTTACGGAATGTAAAGGTTCCATGAAGTACCTTTAACTTTAAGAATGTAATGTGTCCCCCTAAATTTTATTGTAAACACTGAACATcagtacattaaaaaaatgaaacattaaaccAAGTTTGTTTCAAATGGAAACTTGTGctatctgttaaaaaaataaaatgccactttgttttatttattttttgttttttaatgcaatgacatttgaTGCAATAATAACTTTCGCTTAACTATCCAAATAATTTCTTACAGCCACTTTATTCACTCAGGCAACTCCTTTCTAAAGGGAAACTGATAAagtatttatatttgaataagactatttatgcaataaatgtgtacacaaaaacttatgacAGCATTAGACAGATCTAAGATTGTTCCTCACACTTAATTACACGATTACATTTCCTCCAAATTAACCCTATAAAGAACAGTTTTGATCCAGTGACAATACTGCTCTCTTGTTTGAATAGGACTAGTTTGCATATTCGTAACATCCAGCCTAACTTCTCTACAGCTTATGGACTTCCATGGAATACAACCTATTGAGCTACCTTAGTAAACAGCACATAAAGCCCAAAATGCTGTCTTAAGTAAGCAGCTGTCAAGGTTTTAGACACAGCCCTAGAATCAAATAACAGTCAGCCTGAGGCTGAGGCACCATCAGCAAACACCAATCTGACAGGTGCTCACCACATCCACTCATCACTCACTGGAGACAAATCATTTATTCACCCCTAATAGGAGAATTAGAGATCCATAATTATGTAAACGAATGTGAAACATACAAAACCAAGAACATTTTAATGATATATTACTGTTTATTATTCGTCTCATGAACACCATATGTCAGACAGGTGAATCTGGAGGTCTAGTTCAATtgatttttaaatgctataagctatttaaaatacaatagctcaagtaataaaataaaatataaactaccGAGCACTTTAGTATTAATTCAGTAGGCCTgatactaaaatataataatggcacttacttgttttgtgtgtttggtcCGGGAGTTTCTGTTCACTTTGCTTGATGTCAATGGGTCGGTGCACATTATGAGTTTTTTTACTTTTCACCAGAAACGATCGTGGCATGATGATTCTGTAAAATAGATTTGTTTACAGATACTTTAATTTTCATAGTTGTTATGACCTACGAAATAACACTGAACATGTCTATCAGGTATTACAAGCTtatagaataaaaagaaaaacttaaacattttccaacaaatgacaaaataaaaaagtatgataGTCCtatcatattaaaaataacaacaacaacaaaactcttgtaataatattattttcctttCATGTCTAAAAATGAAGTAGCcaaataaaatggaaattttACACAGTTACTACAGGCTACAATATCTGGTGTTGATGTTTTGAAAATTTCAGTCAAATTTAGGTTTGAGACATTTTCTATGCTAAATTAATACACCAAATTactgttaaataatatattattttaaatataagtgaTATGTAtggaaaacttttaaataattgggtttaattgaaaatgtattatagcctatataaaaaaaCAGCTTACCTGAAGGAAAACTGAAAACTTAATGTTTAAAGTCCTTTGATTGTTTGAGTGGCAAACTTCGTGCTGAAAGGTGTAAGAAAATCCGTTGTGATGTTTAGAAACTTAAGCACTGCATCGCTGTGAGTTGGTTGCGTTGAGTTTTTTCAACTCCCCTCCCTGATTTTCAATCCGATAATTCTGCGGTGGAATCTGACTGAGTTTTCAACCAATTACAGACAGAGCAGACGCGATATTTGCTTACTAAACCTGGTGTGCTGCGTGCGATCATTTCATTATGATTTTACAACATAGTTAAGATATTTTAACAAATActagttattattttaaaattacagatAGAATATTggattgcatttttatattattattattattattattattattattattattattattatttatattattattattatattagcccACATCTCTTACTGCTACGACATgtgttaaagtttaaaaatattttgcacatttaattattataattatttcttaattatctgctgtcaatttaataatttatcatcATAGTTATTGGTCATCTGTTGACTTTGCTGTAGCGGGCTTAAAACATAAAACCAATAAACCAGCAACAAACTTTGCTTGAACATAACATTACCCCTCTAAATACACACCAAACCTGTCATGTTGGTACCTCATAATGTTTGCTTACTTTTATTTGCACAGTTGTGTTTTGGTTGCAGCCTTAGGCGTTTTTATAAGATATTTGATTAAAAGCACAATTACGCTATTAACTCATTGTTTGTGAAAACTAAGCGCTGGACAATTCTTGGATGTTTATTTATTGAGTGTCTGTAACCCAGGAGCGTTTTGATCCACTCaacattgttcatttaaaatccccggtcagtttatttttattgtcttgtGCTCGCATTATGGAATCAATTAATGTGTTTACGCCCCCGTGTGGATTGGTGGTGAATTGCAGCGCATCTTTAAATGACTtcaaaataaatatcttttttaTGGGCGCTTAAGTTTGTgttgcagtctctctctctctctctactaatgatcctatattatttaaaaagaatataacttaattataaataactagataaattataaatgttcGCTATTTTGACAGGCTGATTTACTCTCAACCCTCAAATTCTATGATAGCAAAGTCTGTATATTACCCGAATGTCGTAAAAGTATcgtactgtgtttttttttagttttttttttttagtaattctcTATTGTCATATTTCATATCATTGGCGTcaagcagagtggcgcagcggaagcgtgctgggcccataacccagaggtcgatggatcgaaaccattcTCTGCTAGATCGTTTTCTTTTCTATAATGTGTAGTGATTTAAAATGACAGCTTGTAATCTCAAGTTTAATATAGCctacacaaataaaatgaataaaaataaataaatattaaataaagtaaatataaaagaaCTAAGACAAGTGAAActaaaggcaaaaaaaataaactaatgacaaaagcacaccacagcattactaaaactaaaaataaataataaaatgaagccTGATATAGAAAATAACTGatccaaaatattttagatataatataatataatataatataatataatataatagaaaatgAGTCTAATAAATAGTAAATTGCATGTAGTCAGAACGGAGTTCAAACAGAcactcagatcagatcagatatgAACAAGAAGGCATGGAAAACACCAATGTGAGTGTTGCAAACACTGAAAAATTAAGGCGTTATACCACAATGTGTACTATTATGAGCTAAGAAATCGCTGATGTATTTAAATTGAGGTCTGAGACCATAATGAACCACTAGAGGGACatctccacttaaaaaaaaactcaacaaaaaacAGTCTCGTCCATGACATTTAACCATTTGCGTGCATTTATTACAGGCAAGTTCcgtataaatattttttcactTCTTATATACATGCTCAACCAGAGGCAAAGATCAGCGtacaaaatgttacatttctgAAAGATGAGATAAATAACTTATGTTGAATATAATGTTAGAAAGTGTTAGAAAGTGATGGATAAATTAGTGCAATGATCTTACCacagttttcttttgttttaaggtTCTCATGTGATTACATGATAACatagattattaaataattgtaattttaggtAGACTATCCCTTTACCGTATTATTTGAatcatagttattattattattttaagtaccCTTTAACGTAAATAGTTTATTATTTGGATTTTAAtatagttttctattttcttcctCACGCGTGCAttcttatgtatgtatgtatttttaggggaaaaaatactttttaaatgtaattgtttaatagcgTCTATGGCTGGGCAGATTCAGCGCCCGCGCTCACCAACGCGAAAACCGCATTACAGAGCCCTGCATCCCTCCACCCTTCAGAAAAACAACTCGGCCTAACTGCAGGATTCTCTAAAACTTCCATACATGAGTCTTGCTCCCGCCACAATTCACTGTGTATATAAATTATGACAGCTGTTAATTTCTGACAACATTCACGTCATATGTCAATGCTCTGCGTCCAGGTACAGGCGTGTTTTTGAGAGCGCGGGGATTATTTATCTTGCACGGTTGCGGATGGTGACCGTGCAGGGAAGGGTTGTGAGGTGTTCAAGATGGCTGCGCCCTGTGGAGTTCAGTTGCTCTAACAGGTAAACAGGCTTATTAAACGATGTTTTTTTGTGGTGATATTTTGACATCATACATTTTGACAGTCGGAATGTTAGATTTGCTCGCTCTTCAGTATTTTGTGCGCGTTATTGAGTCTCTCAGGCGCAATTTCTGATTTGCACTAAGCTTGTCGATAATAAGACTCTCTTGCCTAGGACTGTCAGTGTCAGTGAAATAATAGTCCCCAATGATTGTTACCGTTTCGAATTGAATCACAATAAATCTCCGCATGCATATGCACGAGTTTAAGAGGAAAGTTGAAATGCACggggaaatatttcattttgttgGCGCATTTTTTTGGAGACAGTCCCGCAGATTCTGGCCATTGTTCTCGTGCGCTGTTTACGCCTGTGGTCATTTCAACAGAGCTGCTGTCAGAGCATGCAGCCTAATCCACAACATCTATCTGCACATGTGTGTGCACTGTTACTTTGCAGCATGCAAAGGTTGAAATACAGTCATATATTGTGGGCTTTGCTGCCTGTTGCACGCCCTGGCGTGTGTTTTTAAGCAGAAATCCTTTCGCAGGCAAATAATGCAGTGCAGTCCCAAGCAttgccttattttattttattttgtgttagaTCTTTGGATATCGGTTATTTGCACTGACTCGTATGTTTTGTAATTTACTTAATGAACTTCatgttgctatatatatatatatatatatatatatatatatatatatatatatatatatatatatataatatttattttattttatttttttacaatatcctttaatttttatttaaagttaattCAAACAATGCACATTTCTCTACTTCTGTATGGATGTTTTTACACAACCTCTTTAAGGAATTTGTTTATGTGGTCCTGAACATGGCATATAAAGCTTCTTTGTGCTGTTAACTGCTCTGTTTTCTAGTTGGCAAGTACAGGCTCAGTTCATGTTGAGGTCGTCCAAAACTTCAtcttattagtgttttttttttttcccctccatgAATGCAGTGCATGCTCTTAGTTTGTGGGCTACGATCATGAAGTTAATCAATGAACTTCTATGCATCTACTGTGCAGAGTTATTTCCATTTGAGAGGTCAGCTTGCCATGACCTGCTCTAGATGGTTCTCATCTTGCACAATGTTATGCTTAGAGTAGTGCTTTGGGTTTCATAACAGCTTTAGTTTGGTTGAGAACTGGAATGGTCTCCAGCGAGGAGACGGTGTCCTAGCAGTTGTTCCTGTTGCATGTTTGACTGTCAGCTTGAGGTTTTGATGACTTGTGTTACTGTCAAAAATAAGCTAGTCAGGATGTAGCTTTAGACCCAAATCTGAAGGAAGTTATTGCACTGGGAACGTGGCAGACCTTTCGGAATCAAATTCAAAGAAGAATATTTATTATAGTGGGAAGACAATGTTCTGACTATCTGCCTTTAAACATTGGGGCTAGTGTGAAAGTCTTTTGTGCCAATTGATGGAATTATTACTAGCTGACACAGTTTTTTACCGCATTTCTTGGTACATGTAcagttccttttttattttacttaaaaaaattctCAGCCTTGCCAACTATTTACTCATTTATAATCATTCAGTAATCAACATTCATTTGTATTTCTGTGAATACTGCTGAtctatttttcagcaaggatgctttaaacggatcaaaggtgacagtagaGATATTTTTAATGGTACataacatttctgtttcaaataaatgctgttctttggaactttttattaatgaaagaatcctgaaaaatgataTCATGGTtttgcacaaaaatataaagcatcacaactgttttcaacattggtaatgataagaaatgtttcatgagctccaaatcagcttattagaatggcggctgaaaattcagctttgctgtcacatgaaaaatgtaaaaaaaaaaaaaaattatagaaaaaactaaaacagtataaatatttGAGCCACTGGCCCAATAGTACATGCAAAAACTATTTCTTATAGTTTAAAGTATTAGCCCTTAACATGCTACTTTATCGCTCCATTTAGAGTTCAAACTCGCTGCTTAACTTATTTTCACTGCTCTTGTGTTGTGTAGTATATTCTAATCAGGCCACTAAGACATGTCACATTCCTCTGGTCTTATTATGAGTTTTCTTTGACTATATTAATGCTTTGACCTGATGTTGTCAGGCGGCTGTGACGACTGCTGACTTTTGTCACGTCTGTGCAAGAACAGGTCGCAACATGTGAATCTTGAATGCTTCAGAATCTGTctggtttgtttttttactctCCTGGAACGGCCAGCCCACATTACCACATGATGTTTATGATGGCATAATTCTGTGGGAATTTTCCTGCACATCTTGCAGTGCTTTACTCCCTCTCAATTGGAACGTTTACTTAAAGGTAGAAACTGCAAAATGTTCTCATGGATATTTGATGGAGACAGGTGTTTCTAGACAAGTGATGCAAGTCCTCAAATGTGTTTTGCAGTTGTGCCTGGAGACTGTATCGACGGGCGGCCCAGGGACCC encodes:
- the LOC127942042 gene encoding zinc finger protein Gfi-1b, with the translated sequence MPRSFLVKSKKTHNVHRPIDIKQSEQKLPDQTHKTIPALVPLEPKESNSPEQPLIDSVIRPPHRDPYDLIKCERDPDCPVPSLPELPVTTRRPFYLPEPHLAEFPPYYKSSYTWDHVPATYDFRKMGFSPSLLQHASSLYGAHLKQRSESPQPLDCSTHYSPTSNTYHCITCNKVFSTPHGLEVHVRRSHSGTRPFGCSICRKSFGHAVSLEQHMNVHSQERSFECKMCGKTFKRSSTLSTHLLIHSDTRPYPCQYCGKRFHQKSDMKKHTYIHTGEKPHKCQVCGKAFSQSSNLITHSRKHTGFKPFGCEICSKGFQRKVDLRRHQESQHSLK